A genomic segment from Salvia splendens isolate huo1 chromosome 13, SspV2, whole genome shotgun sequence encodes:
- the LOC121759891 gene encoding membrane-anchored ubiquitin-fold protein 4-like → MPEEDLVELKFRLYDGSDIGPFRYSPASTVAMLKERVVAEWPKDKKVSPKAANDVKLISAGKILENNKTVAQCKMPFGELPKGVITMHAVVQPSVAKAKTEKKVDEIPKKNVCSCSIL, encoded by the exons ATGCCGGAGGAGGATTTGGTGGAGCTGAAGTTCAGATTGTACGATGGATCAGATATCGGTCCGTTCCGATATTCGCCGGCGTCGACTGTTGCTATGCTGAAGGAAAGAGTTGTGGCAGAGTGGCCTAAAG ATAAAAAAGTTTCCCCAAAAGCAGCAAATGATGTGAAATTAATAAGTGCTGggaaaattttggagaataaCAAGACTGTTGCACAATGCAAGATGCCATTTGGAGAGCTGCCAAAAGGAGTTATAACCATGCATGCTGTTGTACAGCCATCGGTAGCAAAAGCTAAGACAG AGAAGAAGGTTGATGAGATTCCCAAGAAGAACGTCTGTTCGTGTTCCATCTTGTGA
- the LOC121761535 gene encoding GRAS family protein RAM1-like → MINPCSRSMGSLIKSETNTIKTEMVNLKISEPCPKTETTCCTKHEPSSSSSSSSLKKTPSSSDFDTHSLITPVASLSSLLSHPNLNVPPLKYEEIQSPDYSLWESIFSDHVTDNDFMICSPVRNMLSPQTNNNPGDSSLGPGKGKGLSPLHRVFNSPNNQFMQVESLASLETLLDDTYDAAKDDDFVVFSPMKIAGGETSADCYAGLDTMPELLDCLTMDDSGRFVDQEAPAVQDNGVYQVLLSQQLQQERQREEDRHRHFQRRIQPPNAPLHRLHHQQSAPEQIHQQIPDMHNTLMVPLPEPEQEQDSGLQLVHLLLACAEAVSKEDYMLARRYLHHLNRVVSAIGDSMQRVAACFTEALSARLAATLTNKPSTSNLVPFNPFPPNNLEILKIYQILYQACPYIKFAHFTANQAIFEAFKSEERVHVIDLDILQGYQWPAFMQALAARPGGAPFLRITGVGTSLEAVRETGRCLTDLALSLHVPFEFHPVGEELEDLKPHMFNRRVGEALAVNSVNRLHRVPGNCLGPLLTMIRDQAPNIVTIVEQEASHNGPYFLGRFLEALHYYSAIFDSLDATFPADSAQRAKVEQHIFAPEIGNIVAHEGPERVMRHERLEKWRKTMEGKGFEGVALSSNAVTQSRILLGLYSCDGYRLTEDKGCLLLGWQDRHILAASAWRC, encoded by the exons atgaTCAACCCTTGTAGTCGGAGCATGGGAAGTCTGATCAAGAGCGAGACAAACACCATCAAAACCGAGATGGTAAACCTCAAAATCTCCGAACCATGTCCCAAAACCGAGACCACTTGTTGCACGAAGCACGAGCCATCATCGTCATCCTCATCCTCGTCACTCAAGAAAACTCCCTCCTCGTCCGATTTCGACACCCATAGCTTAATAACCCCCGTGGCCAGCCTCAGCAGCCTCCTCAGCCATCCGAATCTCAACGTGCCGCCTCTCAAATACGAAGAAATCCAATCCCCCGATTACTCCTTATGGGAGTCCATCTTCTCCGACCATGTAACCGACAACGACTTCATGATCTGCTCACCCGTCAGAAACATGCTCTCGCCACAGACCAACAACAACCCGGGCGACTCGTCTCTAGGCCCGGGAAAGGGGAAGGGGCTGAGCCCTCTCCACCGCGTATTCAACTCGCCGAATAATCAGTTCATGCAGGTGGAGAGCCTCGCCTCGTTGGAGACGCTCTTGGATGACACCTACGATGCTGCTAAAGACGATGATTTTGTCGTCTTCTCTCCCATGAAGATAGCTGGCGGTGAGACCTCGGCCGATTGCTATGCTGGGCTAGACACGATGCCGGAGCTTCTGGACTGCCTTACGATGGATGATTCGGGAAGGTTTGTCGATCAGGAGGCGCCGGCCGTTCAAGACAACGGTGTTTATCAGGTACTGCTGTCGCAGCAGTTGCAGCAGGAGCGGCAGCGGGAGGAGGACCGCCACCGCCACTTCCAAAGACGGATCCAGCCACCCAACGCGCCGCTGCACAGATTGCATCACCAACAATCTGCTCCTGAGCAGATTCATCAGCAGATTCCGGACATGCACAATACCTTGATGGTGCCCCTGCCTGAACCTGAGCAG GAACAAGATAGTGGACTGCAATTGGTGCACCTTCTTTTAGCATGTGCCGAAGCCGTCTCGAAGGAGGACTACATGTTGGCACGGCGGTATCTCCACCACCTCAACCGCGTCGTCTCTGCCATTGGCGACTCCATGCAGCGCGTCGCCGCCTGTTTCACCGAAGCCCTCAGCGCAAGGCTCGCTGCAACTCTCACAAACAAACCTTCCACCTCAAACTTAGTACCTTTCAACCCTTTCCCTCCCAACAACCTAGAAATCCTCAAAATCTACCAAATCCTATACCAAGCCTGCCCCTACATCAAATTCGCCCACTTCACCGCCAACCAAGCAATCTTCGAGGCCTTCAAGTCCGAGGAGCGCGTCCACGTCATTGACCTCGACATCCTCCAGGGCTACCAGTGGCCTGCTTTCATGCAGGCCCTGGCAGCCAGGCCCGGAGGCGCGCCCTTCCTCAGGATAACTGGGGTGGGCACGTCCCTCGAGGCAGTGAGAGAGACAGGTAGGTGTCTGACCGACCTAGCTCTCTCTCTCCACGTGCCCTTCGAGTTCCACCCGGTCGGGGAGGAACTCGAGGACCTCAAACCCCACATGTTCAACCGGAGGGTCGGCGAGGCGCTGGCTGTGAACTCAGTCAACCGCCTCCACCGCGTCCCGGGAAACTGCCTTGGACCCCTGCTGACGATGATCCGGGACCAGGCCCCGAACATCGTCACCATAGTCGAGCAAGAAGCGAGCCACAACGGGCCATACTTCTTGGGCCGGTTTCTCGAGGCCCTCCATTACTACTCTGCAATTTTCGACTCGTTGGACGCGACGTTCCCTGCGGACTCTGCGCAGAGAGCGAAGGTGGAGCAACACATCTTCGCCCCGGAGATCGGGAACATTGTGGCTCACGAGGGGCCGGAGCGCGTGATGCGGCACGAACGCCTCGAGAAGTGGAGGAAGACCATGGAAGGGAAGGGGTTTGAAGGGGTGGCGCTGAGCTCAAACGCAGTCACACAATCAAGGATTTTGCTAGGGTTGTATTCATGCGATGGGTATAGACTGACGGAGGATAAAGGTTGCTTGCTTCTAGGGTGGCAAGATAGGCACATTCTTGCTGCCTCTGCATGGCGGTGCTGA
- the LOC121762166 gene encoding actin-related protein 2-like isoform X2: MLRYEESLMEQEITVDPTECKILLTDSPLNPSKNREKMVEIMFEKYKFQGVFIQIQAVLTLYAQGLLTGLVIDSGDGVTHVVPVVDGYSFPHLTKRMNVAGRHITSYLLDLLMRRGYAMNRNADFETVRNIKEKLCYISYDYKREYQLGLDTTILVKIILSQMEGSLKLGMSGFKHQRLFSLPFTSTLSSAVEAQCILDYLVARRKNYRSVIWILC; encoded by the exons ATGCTTCGTTATGAAGAATCTTTAATGGAACAAGAGATCACG GTAGATCCCACGGAATGTAAAATCTTGCTTACCGATTCGCCTCTGAATCCATCTAAAAACCGTGAAAAGATG GTTGAGATTATGTTTGAGAAATacaaatttcaaggtgttttcatCCAAATACAAGCTGTTTTAACATTGTATGCTCAAG GTTTGCTTACGGGACTTGTAATTGACTCCGGCGATGGAGTTACTCATGTG GTTCCAGTTGTTGATGGATACTCATTTCCCCATCTTACAAAACGAATGAACGTAGCCGGGCGCCACATAACTTCATATCTTCTTGATTTGCTCATGAGGAGGGG GTATGCTATGAATAGAAATGCTGACTTTGAGACAGTAAGGAATATCAAAGAGAAGCTTTGTTATATAAG TTATGATTACAAAAGGGAGTATCAGTTGGGACTTGATACTACCATCCTTGTAAAAATTATACT CTCCCAGATGGAAGGGTCATTAAAGTTGGGAATGAGCGGTTTCAAGCACCAGAGGCTCTTTTCTCTCCC CTTTACCAGCACATTGTCCTCAGCGGTGGAAGCACAATGTATACTGGATTACCTAGTCG CTCGGAGAAAGAATTATCGTAGCGTTATCTGGATTCTGTGTTAA
- the LOC121762166 gene encoding actin-related protein 2-like isoform X1, producing MLRYEESLMEQEITDTLVGDACLKWRHQLDISYPVNNGIVQNWDDMGHVWDHVFSSELKVDPTECKILLTDSPLNPSKNREKMVEIMFEKYKFQGVFIQIQAVLTLYAQGLLTGLVIDSGDGVTHVVPVVDGYSFPHLTKRMNVAGRHITSYLLDLLMRRGYAMNRNADFETVRNIKEKLCYISYDYKREYQLGLDTTILVKIILSQMEGSLKLGMSGFKHQRLFSLPFTSTLSSAVEAQCILDYLVARRKNYRSVIWILC from the exons ATGCTTCGTTATGAAGAATCTTTAATGGAACAAGAGATCACG GACACTCTTGTGGGTGATGCTTGTTTAAAGTGGAGACACCAATTGGACATATCTTATCCTGTAAACAACGGAATCGTTCAAAATTGGGATGATATGGGACATGTGTGGGATCATGTATTTTCTAGCGAACTAAAg GTAGATCCCACGGAATGTAAAATCTTGCTTACCGATTCGCCTCTGAATCCATCTAAAAACCGTGAAAAGATG GTTGAGATTATGTTTGAGAAATacaaatttcaaggtgttttcatCCAAATACAAGCTGTTTTAACATTGTATGCTCAAG GTTTGCTTACGGGACTTGTAATTGACTCCGGCGATGGAGTTACTCATGTG GTTCCAGTTGTTGATGGATACTCATTTCCCCATCTTACAAAACGAATGAACGTAGCCGGGCGCCACATAACTTCATATCTTCTTGATTTGCTCATGAGGAGGGG GTATGCTATGAATAGAAATGCTGACTTTGAGACAGTAAGGAATATCAAAGAGAAGCTTTGTTATATAAG TTATGATTACAAAAGGGAGTATCAGTTGGGACTTGATACTACCATCCTTGTAAAAATTATACT CTCCCAGATGGAAGGGTCATTAAAGTTGGGAATGAGCGGTTTCAAGCACCAGAGGCTCTTTTCTCTCCC CTTTACCAGCACATTGTCCTCAGCGGTGGAAGCACAATGTATACTGGATTACCTAGTCG CTCGGAGAAAGAATTATCGTAGCGTTATCTGGATTCTGTGTTAA